From Acidimicrobiales bacterium:
GAATGAAGCTCGGCCGGCGCCTTCGGCGCACCAAGGCCGGCAACTCCCAGCTGCGACTGTCGAAGGCGGACCGGGCCCTGCTGCGGTCGCTGCCCGGGCAGGTGCGAGACCTGATCGACTCGACCGATCCCGCCGACCCGAGCGTGCGCCGTCTCTTTCCGCCGGCGTACCGCGACGAGGACAAGGCCGAGGCCGACTACCAGAGCCTGATGCACGACGAGCTCCTCGAGCACCATCGCCAGGCCCTGATCGTCATGGAGGAGACCATCGACGCCGACCGCCTCGAGGAGGAGCAGGTGGTCAGCTGGCTGTCGGCGCTCAACGAGGTGCGCCTCGTGCTGGGCTCCAACCTCGAGGTGGACGAAGGCCAGGAGCCCGTGAGCTCGAGCGATCCCCGGGCCCCCGGGCTCGCCCTGTACGGCTACCTCAGCTGGCTCGAGGAGCAGGTGGTCGAGGCGCTGTCGACGTCGCTCTAGGACCGAGGTCCTCAGACGGTCGACGGGTAGTAGATCGCCCCTGCCGAGCCGGGACCCGTGTGGGCCCCCACGCTGGGGCCGATCCGGTAGCGGACGACCTCCAGCACCTCCGGCGCGTCCACCAGTGCCTCTTCCAGCGCGTGCCACAAGGGGGCCGCCCCGGCGTCGGCGATCCCCAGGCCGACGCGCAGGTCGGTGCCGGCGCCGAGAACGGTCGTGGCCATGACCCGTGCCGCGTCCTCCATGGTGGCGACCTCGCCCACCGGCACCATCCGCCCCTCGGCCAGCGTGAGCACCGGGATGG
This genomic window contains:
- a CDS encoding DUF2017 family protein: MKLGRRLRRTKAGNSQLRLSKADRALLRSLPGQVRDLIDSTDPADPSVRRLFPPAYRDEDKAEADYQSLMHDELLEHHRQALIVMEETIDADRLEEEQVVSWLSALNEVRLVLGSNLEVDEGQEPVSSSDPRAPGLALYGYLSWLEEQVVEALSTSL